The following proteins come from a genomic window of Nostoc sp. TCL26-01:
- a CDS encoding VOC family protein, translating to MHHASIRTANIHRAIAFYELLGFTVCERFTTGYTLACWMEGLGGRIELIQIPEPKPAPDAFADEHYVGYYHLSFDLTESTTDLPNWLTNLQKCASEVPELAPLKILLSPTQQQIGDRIFEVAFIADTDGLPLEFIRLLSKLN from the coding sequence ATGCACCACGCCTCTATCCGGACTGCGAATATCCATCGAGCGATCGCTTTTTATGAGTTACTAGGCTTTACTGTCTGTGAACGCTTCACTACAGGTTACACTCTAGCTTGCTGGATGGAAGGATTAGGCGGCAGAATTGAACTCATTCAAATCCCTGAACCAAAACCAGCCCCTGATGCTTTTGCAGATGAGCATTATGTGGGATATTATCATCTCTCTTTTGATTTAACTGAGAGTACGACAGATTTACCAAATTGGTTGACAAATTTACAAAAATGTGCAAGCGAAGTGCCAGAGTTAGCACCCTTGAAGATCCTTTTGTCACCGACACAACAGCAAATAGGCGATCGCATTTTTGAAGTAGCTTTTATCGCTGATACTGATGGATTACCACTGGAATTTATTAGACTTTTAAGCAAGCTTAATTAA